A segment of the Oncorhynchus mykiss isolate Arlee unplaced genomic scaffold, USDA_OmykA_1.1 un_scaffold_608, whole genome shotgun sequence genome:
CTAAATAGTTTTTGTTCCTTGATTAGTTTGTTTCAGTTGACTATAATAGCCTTagtgcacgcacgcacagacacacgcacgcacagacacacgcacgcacagacacacgcacgcacagacacatgcCCGCCCGCGCCGCCAAAGTGGGCCTGATCTTATGATGGGAGACTTTTTCCAACTATAAACTGCTTCCTTAAAAAGAGCTTGAAGACTGATTATCAAGCATTACTCACAGCAAATACACCTCGCACAACCCATCCATGATACTGCCGCAGACTCCGTCCATAAGCATTACCTGAGTGGACGAGGAGGGGAGTGTGTTAGGAATAGAGGACATTACGTAATACACTATATGACATCAAACCAAAAGAGGACTATCACCTAACCATTAACCGTGTGTGTGTACCACAGTGTTGCGATGCTAACTCACCCAGCGCTCCGGGGATATCCCTTTCCCCAGAGTTGACCAGGGACAGGAACTCCTTGAGGAACTTGAGTCCTCGTTTGAGCCACAGCAGGGCCTCGGTGGCTGAGTTGCGGACGCGGGCCACGCCGGTCTGCACCTCGTGGAGCACTATGGTCTGCAGTGTGGGGAAGCTGCCCGGGTCCGACGACAGCTTCTGGTGGATCTTCTACAGacagccacacagagagacagaagaactTGTCGTCATAAAGACAAATGTCTGATgaccaaacggcaccctattccctttatagtacactatatgtgcgccctggtcaaaagtagtgcactacatagggaatagggcgctgtTTGTCACGCAGCCCCAGCAGTTCTTATAGGTTTCTAAATCTGGTTGGTCGTGTCGTGTCGCCACTTAGCAGGTTTACTTGTTCCATGACAACACTGGAAACCATAGCTTGTTATTTCTTGGTGGCGGTAGAGTAAAATAACTATGTTAAAGCTCTGCTAGTGAAATGTTCCAGTGCTTTATACACACAGCACTGCCTAATGACAATATATCACTTTCACCTTCCAGCACAGAAATTGTTAGAACAGTATTTGTTTAGTGTGTATTCTGCACAACTGAAGAGTTCACAGGGCGGGTTAaggaccctattccctctgtagtgcactacttctgtaCTGCGCTAccgtatatagggaatagggtgccatttgggacagaaccaGTGGGTGTAAAAGTCCATTTGGTCCCATTGTAACTGCATGGAGGGAGGAGAGTCCCTCTTGTGGTCATTTAGAGAACTGTTGATACCAGACAGGTTTATACAACATCTGCACCCAGAATGTTATGCTGATTTGAGCAGCTTTTTAAAAAGGTAGGCTTTAGTAAACTTAATCTAACTTTAATTTCCTGTAATGTAAACATCTAACATTGTTCTAAACTCAAGACAGCCTTTCCTCTTACCTTGATGTTGCCTGTAAAATCCATTTTTACTGGACCAAATACTGTGGATCCTAGtttgtctgaggagagagagtccAATGTCACTTCAAAGCTGGATATTTTTGCTACACTATTGTTTGTCCTTGTGGGGCGGTTTCACGGACACATATTAAggttagtcctggactaaaaaaacAGTTTGACAGAGAATCTCCATTAAATGCTTTTGAGTCAAGAATGTGTGTTAAtctgtgtgtccccccccccccccccccattccccaGTAACCATTACAAATTGATGTAGACTTCAATAGAAGAGTAAATTCTAAGTATAACATGGAAGAGATCGTAAGCCTGGAGGATCCAGAGCAATGTGTGTAACATACA
Coding sequences within it:
- the LOC118960363 gene encoding pleckstrin homology domain-containing family A member 8-like, translated to MDFTGNIKKIHQKLSSDPGSFPTLQTIVLHEVQTGVARVRNSATEALLWLKRGLKFLKEFLSLVNSGERDIPGALGNAYGRSLRQYHGWVVRGVFALALRAAPSYSSFAAALVSREGEELKEGFNTGMHRDLGVYLPAMEKQLAILDALYEEYNLESDEVV